Proteins from one Leptidea sinapis chromosome 44, ilLepSina1.1, whole genome shotgun sequence genomic window:
- the LOC126977340 gene encoding zinc finger X-linked protein ZXDB-like, translating into MVPLSAVASITSVNVSSEQKSVIQNNQMFSVEDLIVKPTRLKCDEPNCTKEFLSERKLLQHKNTHKKESRVTRPSKLECPVKSDNGGSMKVPCGRIFTERAELIKHLNEDHTAEDGAYKCKECERSFFWAVGLRAHQRCHETDRSVTLVCPWPGCGRAFRQPCRLREHSRAHTGDKPYPCTYPNCGWSFRTASKLLRHSRRHTGERRHPCKACGRAFLRREHMKEHFARYHAGDRPATTCPVQDCNHTVTNASSLYAHMKKVHANEDRKLLKAALSKHKEIRKKLRDNLMVDSLWENPTAEIVADEEVPANPTEMPEETELSDAKLCLPSDLSDSGRGRIEVKEELLNVVRLDDGHSARTHCTWPLQKVSKDCAESYELEDYVLKIEEFEGSDSNTYMVRSDLFLHGNVSHNDDSREMCEAEEGEETGARGLLLADLPLDAPSVDLDQEELYTDPVDETAFRVFLLSGEDLPL; encoded by the exons ATGGTTCCTTTGAGTGCCGTCGCCTCTATTACAAGTGTTAATGTTTCAAGTGAACAAAAATCTGTAATACAAAACAATCAAATGTTTTCAGTTGAAGATTTGATTGTTAAACCGACTAGGCTCAAG TGTGATGAACCAAACTGTACAAAAGAGTTCTTAAGTGAAAGGAAGTTACTGCAGCATAAAAACACACACAAGAAGGAAAGTCGAGTAACAAGGCCATCTAAATTGGAGTGTCCAGTGAAGTCTGATAATGGTGGGTCAATGAAAGTGCCTTGCGGAAGAATATTTACAGAGAGAGCAGAGTTGATTAAACATCTAAATGAAGATCATACTGCTGAAGATGGAGCCTATAA GTGCAAGGAGTGTGAACGGAGTTTTTTCTGGGCAGTGGGTCTGCGTGCCCATCAGAGATGCCACGAGACAGATAGGTCAGTGACATTGGTGTGTCCATGGCCGGGCTGTGGCCGAGCATTTCGTCAGCCATGCCGCCTGCGAGAACATTCACGGGCTCACACTGGAGACAAGCCCTATCCATGTACATATCCA AACTGCGGCTGGTCGTTCCGTACTGCGAGCAAGCTATTGCGTCACTCACGGCGGCACACAGGCGAGCGCCGACACCCGTGCAAGGCCTGCGGGCGGGCCTTCCTCCGCCGCGAGCACATGAAGGAGCACTTCGCGAGATACCACGCCGGAGACCGCCCCGCCACCACCTGTCCCGTGCAAG ATTGCAATCATACAGTTACAAATGCAAGTTCTCTATATGCTCACATGAAAAAGGTGCACGCAAATGAGGACAGAAAGCTATTGAAGGCAGCTCTATCTAAACACAAAGAAATAAGGAAAAAGTTAAGGGACAACTTAATG GTTGATTCATTGTGGGAGAATCCGACTGCAGAAATAGTTGCAGATGAAGAAGTACCAGCCAATCCAACAGAAATGCCAGAGGAAACGGAGTTATCAGACGCCAAGTTGTGCCTACCCTCAGATCTGAGTGATTCAGGGAGGGGTCGCATAGAAGTAAAAGAAGAGCTGTTAAATGTTGTGAGATTGGATGATGGCCATTCGGCGAGGACACATTGCACTTGGCCACTACAGAAGGTTAGCAAGGATTGTGCTGAGAGTTATGAACTCGAGGATTATGTTTTGAag aTTGAGGAATTTGAAGGGTCAGACAGCAATACATATATGGTGCGTAGTGATCTGTTTCTGCATGGAAATGTGTCGCACAATGATGACAGCAG GGAGATGTGTGAAGCGGAAGAGGGCGAGGAGACGGGAGCTCGCGGGCTACTGCTGGCTGACTTGCCGCTCGACGCACCCTCTGTTGACTTGGACCAG gagGAGCTGTACACCGATCCAGTTGACGAAACAGCGTTCAGAGTATTTCTACTCAGCGGTGAAGATCTCCCATTATAA
- the LOC126977161 gene encoding uncharacterized protein LOC126977161 isoform X2, with protein sequence MIVTWEQPWYQRTGHLTKKLPPLENKENFRTGKFSKEECDTVEQNWNKFIELFEIPNTPICLARWRNRKKRSNVPEEYVRRYVMEFLAQGLERNIYQVYHYFVSNYGNLHKNSYYSKLEEKVIETCLYHDPPNAVLYSSMVLSREKRGIQKKISKNGAYQEKQKATKWTLSLASKVLRSLMKHSGYSIEHLKDKTFPIEVWKKVSDDTDLKVPSLQSFWYYKLHVQLFLKQDIKIKKLRRKVLKLLNAYPYKVWPDIRWKELLHHFPDGMTSHFLYKISAGVCSKIKNYLKMPLCDVIQCGLRYLKQNRRLSDKRLKTLIMNDEGMLEVKRYNDEY encoded by the exons ATGATAGTAACATGGGAGCAGCCATGGTATCAAAGAACTGGACATCTCACAAAAAAATTACCTCCATTAGAAAATAAGGAAAACTTTCGCACTGGAAAATTTTCCAAAGAAGAATGTGATACAGTTGAACAAAATTGGAATAAATTTATTGAG CTTTTTGAGATACCAAACACACCAATTTGCCTTGCAAGATGGCGAAACAGGAAGAAGCGATCGAATGTACCCGAAGAGTATGTGAGAAGATATGTTATGGAATTTCTCGCTCAAGGTTTAGAAAGAAATATCTACcaagtatatcattattttgtttcaaattacggAAACTTACACAAGAACAGCTATTATTCTAAGCTAGAAGAAAAAGTAATTGAAACATGCCTATACCATGATCCACCAAATGCAGTTCTCTATTCAAGTATGGTATTAAGTAGAGAAAAGAGAGGCATCCAGAAAAAGATATCCAAGAATGGAG CATATCAAGAAAAACAGAAAGCAACAAAGTGGACTCTAAGCCTTGCATCAAAAGTATTGAGATCATTGATGAAACATTCCGGATATAGCATAGAACACTTGAAGGACAAAACTTTTCCAATAGAAGTTTGGAAAAAAGTAAGTGATGATACAGACCTTAAAGTACCATCCTTACAAAGCTTCTGGTATTACAAACTTCATGTGCAGTTATTTCTTAAACaagatatcaaaataaaaaagttaagaagaaaagttttaaaatt ATTAAACGCATACccatacaaagtatggcctgaTATACGCTGGAAGGAGTTACTTCATCATTTCCCTGATGGAATGACTAGTCATTTTTTATACAAGATTAGTGCGGGTGTttgtagtaaaattaaaaattaccttAAGATGCCACTTTGTGATGTGATACAGTGTGGATTAaggtatttaaaacaaaatagaaGATTAAGTGATAAAAGACTTAAAACACTGATTATGAATGATGAAGGAATGTTGGAAGTTAAAAGATATAACGATGAATACTAG
- the LOC126977161 gene encoding uncharacterized protein LOC126977161 isoform X1 produces the protein MEFCLEKFQDLDPSDPVAFTEILYIIGEMQIEDDDYMQMLLEHKEDMIVTWEQPWYQRTGHLTKKLPPLENKENFRTGKFSKEECDTVEQNWNKFIELFEIPNTPICLARWRNRKKRSNVPEEYVRRYVMEFLAQGLERNIYQVYHYFVSNYGNLHKNSYYSKLEEKVIETCLYHDPPNAVLYSSMVLSREKRGIQKKISKNGAYQEKQKATKWTLSLASKVLRSLMKHSGYSIEHLKDKTFPIEVWKKVSDDTDLKVPSLQSFWYYKLHVQLFLKQDIKIKKLRRKVLKLLNAYPYKVWPDIRWKELLHHFPDGMTSHFLYKISAGVCSKIKNYLKMPLCDVIQCGLRYLKQNRRLSDKRLKTLIMNDEGMLEVKRYNDEY, from the exons ATGGAGTTTTGTTTAGAAAAGTTTCAAGATTTAGATCCGTCCGATCCTGTGGCGTTTactgagattttatatataataggtGAAATGCAAATAGAGGATGATGATTATATGCAG ATGCTTTTAGAACACAAAGAAGATATGATAGTAACATGGGAGCAGCCATGGTATCAAAGAACTGGACATCTCACAAAAAAATTACCTCCATTAGAAAATAAGGAAAACTTTCGCACTGGAAAATTTTCCAAAGAAGAATGTGATACAGTTGAACAAAATTGGAATAAATTTATTGAG CTTTTTGAGATACCAAACACACCAATTTGCCTTGCAAGATGGCGAAACAGGAAGAAGCGATCGAATGTACCCGAAGAGTATGTGAGAAGATATGTTATGGAATTTCTCGCTCAAGGTTTAGAAAGAAATATCTACcaagtatatcattattttgtttcaaattacggAAACTTACACAAGAACAGCTATTATTCTAAGCTAGAAGAAAAAGTAATTGAAACATGCCTATACCATGATCCACCAAATGCAGTTCTCTATTCAAGTATGGTATTAAGTAGAGAAAAGAGAGGCATCCAGAAAAAGATATCCAAGAATGGAG CATATCAAGAAAAACAGAAAGCAACAAAGTGGACTCTAAGCCTTGCATCAAAAGTATTGAGATCATTGATGAAACATTCCGGATATAGCATAGAACACTTGAAGGACAAAACTTTTCCAATAGAAGTTTGGAAAAAAGTAAGTGATGATACAGACCTTAAAGTACCATCCTTACAAAGCTTCTGGTATTACAAACTTCATGTGCAGTTATTTCTTAAACaagatatcaaaataaaaaagttaagaagaaaagttttaaaatt ATTAAACGCATACccatacaaagtatggcctgaTATACGCTGGAAGGAGTTACTTCATCATTTCCCTGATGGAATGACTAGTCATTTTTTATACAAGATTAGTGCGGGTGTttgtagtaaaattaaaaattaccttAAGATGCCACTTTGTGATGTGATACAGTGTGGATTAaggtatttaaaacaaaatagaaGATTAAGTGATAAAAGACTTAAAACACTGATTATGAATGATGAAGGAATGTTGGAAGTTAAAAGATATAACGATGAATACTAG